A portion of the Glycine max cultivar Williams 82 chromosome 10, Glycine_max_v4.0, whole genome shotgun sequence genome contains these proteins:
- the LOC100808929 gene encoding agamous-like MADS-box protein AGL62 — protein MESNNMPDLNGVAKKTKGRQKIEMKKMRNESNLRVTFSKRRTGVFKKASELATLCGVDVAVIMFSPGNRVFSFGSPGVDYVVQRYKTQGPPPLLTLDLNEVHSTVDEVELHTHLHCLSNQIAIEKKRTKDLNHLVKAAEDQFWWARPIESMTDSQLDKYKKMLEEFKRQLKEKRGNLN, from the coding sequence ATGGAGTCAAACAACATGCCAGACTTGAATGGTGTCGCTAAGAAGACTAAAGGTCGACAAAAGATCGAAATGAAGAAGATGAGAAACGAGAGTAACCTTCGGGTGACATTCTCGAAGCGTCGCACTGGGGTTTTCAAGAAAGCTAGTGAGCTTGCAACCCTCTGTGGCGTGGATGTCGCTGTGATTATGTTCTCACCCGGTAATCGAGTATTTTCGTTTGGCAGTCCCGGTGTTGATTATGTTGTCCAGCGCTATAAGACACAGGGCCCACCTCCCCTCCTTACATTGGACCTCAACGAGGTGCACTCCACTGTGGACGAAGTTGAGCTCCACACACACCTCCACTGCTTGTCCAACCAAATTGCTATTGAGAAGAAGCGCACAAAGGATTTAAATCATTTAGTGAAGGCTGCAGAGGATCAGTTCTGGTGGGCTAGGCCTATTGAAAGCATGACCGATTCCCAACTTGACAAGTATAAGAAGATGTTAGAGGAGTTTAAGAGACAACTCAAAGAAAAACGTGGAAACCTCAACTGA